The following proteins are encoded in a genomic region of Oryza brachyantha chromosome 11, ObraRS2, whole genome shotgun sequence:
- the LOC102710919 gene encoding mRNA-decapping enzyme-like protein has translation MPPQPQPATANGGKVTPNLAMDAEGTRLLNLTVLQRLDPAVEDILITAAHVTLYDFNIDLNQWSRKDVEGSLFVVKRSSQPRFQFIVMNRRNTDNLVEDLLSDFEYELQPPYLLYRNAAQEVNGIWFYNQHDCEAVASLFGRILNAYAKVPPKPKVPSNKSEFEELEAVPTSAAIDGPLEPSPATTTLVSDAPNESLVTYFTSAASIASVSNAPMAGRAHPSSESVASSHVPLIIPSAAPTHQIPPPLVGSSASPLPLHDTNVHTAHAASLVTPAFFTPQSSSSTSVVPPASSMMPTAPPLHPTSATAQRGQYGTPLLQPFPPPAPPPSLTPSYNDGPIISRDKIKEALLRLVQNDQFIDLVYRELQNAHM, from the exons atgccgccgcagccgcagccggcgacggcgaacggGGGGAAGGTCACGCCCAACCTGGCGATGGACGCCGAGGGCACGCGGCTGCTCAACCTCACCGTGCTGCAGCGCCTCGACCCCGCCGTCGAGGACATCCTCATCACCGCCGCCCACGTCACCCTCTACGACTTCAACATCGACCTCAACCAGTGG AGCCGCAAGGATGTGGAGGGGTCACTGTTCGTTGTGAAGAG GAGCTCCCAGCCGAGGTTTCAGTTCATCGTCATGAACAGGCGTAACACGG ATAATCTAGTGGAGGATCTATTAAGTGATTTTGAATATGAACTTCAACCTCCATATTTGTTGTACCGTAATGCTGCACAAGAAGTAAATGGTATTTGGTTCTACAATCAACATGACTGTGAAGCTGTTGCAAGTCTTTTCGGAAG AATACTGAATGCTTATGCTAAAGTGCCTCCAAAACCCAAAGTGCCTTCCAACAAAAG TGAGTTTGAGGAGCTGGAGGCTGTGCCTACGTCTGCTGCCATAGATGGTCCCCTTGAACCTTCGCCAGCAACCACCACTTTAGTTTCTGATGCTCCTAATGAATCCCTGGTTACTTACTTCACT AGCGCTGCTAGCATTGCGAGTGTATCAAATGCACCAATGGCTGGAAGGGCACATCCATCCTCTGAGAGTGTTGCCTCTTCCCATGTGCCTTTGATCATTCCATCTGCTGCTCCAACACACCAAATACCCCCTCCTTTAGTGGGTTCATCAGCTTCACCACTTCCCCTCCATGACACTAATGTTCATACTGCCCATGCAGCCAGTCTTGTAACACCAGCATTTTTTACACCCCAGTCGTCTTCTTCTACATCAGTGGTGCCTCCAGCTTCATCTATGATGCCAACAGCACCACCTCTTCATCCAACTTCTGCAACTGCTCAACGAGGGCAATATGGCACCCCCCTACTCCAACCATTTCCACCACCAGCTCCACCTCCATCTCTTACCCCTTCATACAACGATGGTCCTATTATTTCGCGAGATAAAATTAAGGAAGCCCTCCTGAGACTTGTTCAG AATGACCAGTTTATCGATTTAGTCTATCGGGAGTTGCAGAATGCACATATGTAG
- the LOC102711198 gene encoding probable F-box protein At2g36090, producing the protein MAMDELIRAPACGGGGGGTVIEDLPGDVLALVLRRLDGASLAAVGCACSSLHELAADQETWRGLCLALWPSVRDVLGGGGGGEGGDGYRALFADAFPFLEAVSPAPATVSGGPSLPARLVSAVDLHHGGACIMSRVVETDTSSAWFLGSPFRVDALVQEGFSAPSPITPGELTLSWILIDPASGRAMNASSRRPVAVDRKWLTGETVARFTVVLGGVALDAAVTCDDRYGHVREVSLCIEDGEGGGVSGQDGLAAVTAAMASARRRGKGAEAAAKRRYEEFVQGKRARKEWKARREGIVDLCCSGVGAAAFVGFLVMLTFR; encoded by the coding sequence ATGGCCATGGATGAGCTGATCCGTGCtccggcgtgcggcggcggtggcggcgggacGGTGATCGAGGACCTTCCTGGGGATGTCCTCGCGCTCGTGCTCCGGCGCCTCGACGGCGCGTCGCTGGCGGCGGTCGGGTGCGCGTGCTCCAGCTTGCAtgagctcgccgccgaccaGGAGACGTGGCGCGGCCTCTGCCTCGCGCTGTGGCCGTCGGTTCGCGacgtgctcggcggcggcggcggtggagaaggAGGGGATGGGTACCGGGCGCTGTTCGCCGACGCGTTCCCGTTCCTGGAGGCggtgtcgccggcgccggcgacggtgtcTGGCGGCCCGTCTCTCCCTGCCCGCCTCGTCTCCGCCGTTGACCTGCACCACGGCGGCGCCTGCATCATGTCGCGCGTCGTGGAGACGGACACCTCGTCGGCGTGGTTCCTCGGCTCGCCGTTCCGCGTCGACGCGCTCGTCCAGGAGGGCTtctcggcgccgtcgccgatcaCGCCGGGCGAGCTGACGCTGAGCTGGATACTGATCGACCCCGCGTCCGGCCGCGCCATGAACGCCTCGAGCCGGCGCCCGGTGGCCGTCGACCGGAAGTGGCTCACCGGGGAGACCGTGGCGCGGTTCACCGTGGTgctcggcggcgtcgcccTCGACGCGGCCGTCACGTGCGACGACAGGTACGGGCACGTCCGGGAGGTGAGCCTGTGCATcgaggacggcgagggcggcggcgtgagcgGCCAGGACGGGCTGGCCGCGGTGAccgcggccatggcgagcgcgcggcggcggggcaaGGGCGCGGAGGCCGCGGCGAAGCGGCGGTACGAGGAGTTCGTGCAGGGGAAGAGGGCGAGGAAGGAGTGGAAGGCGAGGCGGGAGGGCATCGTCGACCTCTGCTgctccggcgtcggcgcggcggcgttcgTCGGGTTCCTCGTCATGCTCACGTTCCGGTGA